Proteins from a single region of Desulfolutivibrio sulfoxidireducens:
- a CDS encoding AI-2E family transporter, protein MNFDILQFIRANKVLFIWGLFFALVYLARMYGLFGLVFITFILCFTFNNVIAWLCSRTRIPRVLWTITVYVVFLAVILTILSFVLPKLVFETTAFVRKLPEMMGKVSQFLDKTAVQSPDMAAPVSRIKKYLSVESIVGLDLEGLFNVVMTWFNQITSYVSYFLLGTLFSFLILLDFPKLRRQTQALRHSRLRDFHAVMADSVAQFALTVGTAFQAQMLIALANTLLTAVGLWVLGIHPIVLLCSVVFCCGLIPVLGVFISSVPILLVAFNTDGLPLVFWGLCMVVLVHLFEAYILNPRIISVVFKISPLLILIIVYLGHVFFGLWGMLLGVPVSVFIYRHVIVGSGAGEVAEDPDAKAEC, encoded by the coding sequence ATGAATTTCGACATCCTCCAGTTCATCCGCGCCAACAAGGTGCTTTTCATCTGGGGACTTTTTTTCGCACTGGTCTATCTGGCCAGGATGTACGGCCTTTTCGGGCTGGTCTTTATCACCTTCATCCTGTGCTTCACCTTCAACAACGTCATCGCCTGGCTGTGTTCCCGGACCAGGATTCCCCGCGTGCTGTGGACCATCACGGTCTATGTGGTCTTTTTGGCCGTGATCCTGACCATCCTGTCCTTCGTCCTGCCCAAGCTGGTCTTCGAGACCACCGCCTTCGTGCGCAAGCTTCCGGAGATGATGGGCAAGGTCTCCCAATTCCTGGACAAGACGGCCGTGCAGTCCCCGGACATGGCCGCCCCGGTGAGCCGGATCAAGAAATACCTGTCCGTGGAAAGCATCGTGGGACTGGACCTGGAGGGCCTTTTCAACGTGGTCATGACCTGGTTCAACCAGATCACCAGTTACGTGTCCTACTTCCTTTTGGGTACGCTTTTCAGCTTCCTCATCCTGCTTGATTTTCCCAAGCTGCGCCGCCAGACCCAGGCCCTGCGGCACTCCCGCCTCAGGGACTTCCACGCGGTCATGGCCGACAGCGTGGCCCAGTTCGCCCTGACCGTGGGCACGGCCTTTCAGGCCCAGATGCTCATCGCCCTGGCCAACACCCTGCTGACGGCCGTGGGCCTGTGGGTGCTGGGCATCCATCCCATTGTCCTTCTGTGCTCCGTGGTCTTTTGCTGTGGGCTTATTCCGGTGCTTGGCGTGTTTATCTCCTCGGTGCCCATCTTGCTGGTGGCCTTCAACACCGATGGCCTGCCCCTCGTTTTTTGGGGCCTGTGCATGGTCGTTTTGGTGCATCTGTTCGAGGCCTACATCCTAAACCCCCGGATCATCTCCGTGGTGTTCAAGATCAGCCCCTTGCTCATCCTGATCATCGTCTACCTCGGGCATGTCTTTTTCGGCCTGTGGGGTATGCTCCTTGGCGTGCCCGTGTCGGTCTTCATCTATCGTCATGTGATCGTGGGTTCCGGGGCCGGGGAGGTTGCCGAGGACCCGGATGCAAAGGCGGAGTGTTGA
- a CDS encoding tetratricopeptide repeat protein, with protein sequence MLGAILFVCLFPALAALAHAGLEEGKRAYREGDYAVALREFLPLAEAGDVTVQNQVAAMYYAGQGTDPDQAKAAEWFRRAAERGSVDAQYLLGKLYFHGQGVPRDFDEAAKWLQEAALQGKPQAQALLASLYFSGQGVAKNEMKAFFWAELSSRAANLPEEDKKYAQTLRDQIQALLEQPQVESVREMIAKWEPKRKRPPAGRSPAKDAPGDQAGTR encoded by the coding sequence ATGTTGGGCGCGATACTTTTCGTGTGCCTTTTCCCGGCCCTGGCCGCCCTGGCCCATGCCGGCCTGGAAGAGGGGAAAAGGGCCTACCGCGAGGGCGACTACGCCGTGGCCCTGCGCGAGTTTCTCCCCCTGGCCGAGGCCGGGGACGTCACCGTGCAAAACCAGGTGGCGGCCATGTATTACGCCGGCCAGGGAACGGACCCGGATCAGGCCAAGGCCGCCGAATGGTTCCGCCGGGCCGCCGAGCGCGGCTCGGTCGATGCCCAGTATCTGCTCGGAAAATTGTATTTTCACGGCCAGGGCGTGCCCCGGGATTTCGACGAGGCGGCCAAATGGCTCCAGGAGGCGGCCCTTCAGGGCAAGCCCCAGGCCCAGGCGCTTCTGGCCTCCCTGTATTTCTCCGGCCAGGGCGTGGCCAAAAACGAGATGAAGGCGTTTTTTTGGGCCGAACTGTCCTCCCGGGCCGCAAACCTCCCCGAGGAGGACAAAAAATACGCCCAGACCCTGCGCGACCAGATCCAGGCCCTTCTCGAACAGCCCCAGGTGGAGAGCGTACGGGAGATGATCGCCAAATGGGAACCCAAGCGCAAACGCCCCCCGGCGGGCCGTTCCCCGGCAAAGGATGCCCCCGGCGATCAGGCCGGGACACGGTGA
- a CDS encoding RidA family protein translates to MAEKTIVTSDAAPKAIGPYSLGVWAGELLFVSGQTPTDPATGAIVDGDVAAQAHQAIKNVRAVLQAAGLDLADVVKSTLFIKDMNEFSRINQVYASYFTPPYPARSCVEVARLPKDVLVELEVVARRP, encoded by the coding sequence ATGGCCGAAAAAACGATCGTGACCTCGGATGCGGCCCCCAAGGCCATCGGTCCCTATTCCCTTGGCGTGTGGGCAGGGGAGTTGCTTTTCGTCTCCGGCCAGACCCCCACGGACCCGGCCACGGGGGCCATTGTGGACGGCGACGTGGCGGCCCAGGCCCATCAGGCCATAAAAAACGTGCGCGCGGTGCTCCAGGCCGCCGGGCTGGACCTTGCCGACGTGGTCAAGTCCACCCTGTTTATCAAGGACATGAACGAATTTTCGCGCATAAACCAAGTCTACGCCTCGTATTTCACCCCGCCGTACCCGGCCAGGTCCTGCGTAGAGGTGGCCAGACTGCCCAAGGACGTGCTCGTGGAACTGGAGGTGGTGGCCCGAAGGCCCTGA
- a CDS encoding NAD(+)/NADH kinase, protein MSTAVHTVLLVFKTDAPKAHALALEIAGWLSDVGVVTLLRESQTDPEKWPVPRGRGADPARDPDLAIILGGDGTILSEARRTRVGEMPILGINLGRVGFLTALGPKNWRPALSDVLENGFSTVTRMCLDVAVIRDGERVFFTRAINDAVVGRGTMARLVELRLEYGGEYVCDLRADGLIVATPTGATAYCVSAGGPLVHPDLGVYCVTPVCPFQTDFKPMVLPASAPVAVTILDPGADMHLTTDGQEGFPLRARDQVLVSPASRGITLVTLRGETYFEKLRRKGFVGQR, encoded by the coding sequence ATGTCGACCGCCGTGCATACCGTCCTTTTGGTGTTCAAGACCGACGCCCCCAAGGCCCATGCCCTGGCCCTGGAGATCGCCGGCTGGCTGTCCGACGTCGGCGTGGTGACCCTTTTGCGCGAAAGCCAGACCGATCCGGAAAAATGGCCCGTGCCCAGGGGGCGGGGGGCCGATCCGGCCCGGGACCCCGATCTGGCCATCATTCTGGGCGGCGACGGGACCATCCTGAGCGAGGCCCGCAGGACCCGGGTGGGGGAGATGCCCATTTTGGGCATCAATCTCGGCCGAGTGGGTTTCTTGACGGCCCTTGGGCCGAAAAATTGGCGGCCGGCCCTGTCCGACGTCCTGGAAAACGGCTTTTCCACCGTGACCCGCATGTGTCTGGACGTGGCCGTCATCCGCGACGGGGAGCGGGTCTTTTTCACCCGGGCCATAAACGACGCGGTGGTCGGCCGGGGGACCATGGCCAGACTCGTGGAGCTGCGCCTGGAATACGGGGGGGAATACGTCTGCGACCTGCGCGCCGACGGGCTCATCGTGGCCACGCCCACCGGGGCCACGGCCTATTGCGTCTCGGCCGGGGGCCCGTTGGTGCATCCGGACCTCGGGGTCTACTGCGTGACCCCGGTCTGTCCGTTCCAGACCGACTTCAAACCCATGGTCCTGCCGGCCTCGGCGCCCGTGGCCGTGACCATCCTCGATCCGGGCGCGGACATGCACCTGACCACCGACGGCCAGGAAGGCTTCCCCCTGCGGGCCAGGGACCAGGTCCTGGTGTCGCCGGCCAGCCGGGGCATCACCCTGGTGACGCTTCGCGGCGAGACCTATTTCGAGAAACTCAGACGCAAGGGCTTTGTCGGGCAACGATGA
- the fliW gene encoding flagellar assembly protein FliW, producing the protein MPLERVIRFPRGLIGFENHKDFTLIHLREDSPFHVLQSMESATLGLLVADPYTFMAEYEVVVGEADRRLLGIEDRKEVSVFVTVTIPVGRPDLTTLNLSGPLVINTQARLGLQIPQTDSKYPSHFRPGAADPQGAPGQGPGGGGRGEGGIIRPGSRSGIPR; encoded by the coding sequence GTGCCCCTTGAACGGGTGATCCGTTTCCCGAGGGGACTTATCGGCTTTGAAAACCACAAGGACTTCACCCTGATCCATCTGAGGGAGGACTCGCCGTTTCATGTGCTGCAAAGCATGGAGAGCGCGACCCTTGGGCTTTTGGTGGCCGATCCGTACACGTTCATGGCCGAATACGAGGTGGTGGTGGGCGAGGCCGATCGCCGCCTGCTCGGGATCGAGGACCGCAAGGAGGTCTCTGTGTTCGTCACGGTGACTATTCCGGTCGGCCGTCCCGACCTGACCACGCTCAACCTGAGCGGTCCCCTGGTCATCAACACCCAGGCCCGGCTCGGCCTGCAGATTCCCCAGACCGACTCGAAATATCCAAGCCACTTCAGGCCGGGCGCGGCCGATCCCCAGGGAGCCCCGGGCCAAGGCCCCGGCGGGGGGGGGCGAGGGGAGGGGGGAATAATCCGCCCCGGATCGCGGTCCGGCATTCCCCGCTGA
- the folE2 gene encoding GTP cyclohydrolase FolE2, translating into MQDVQRGPAEVPIPLDRVGIKGITLPLLVRDRELGRQHTVAEVELSVDLPADFKGTHMSRFVEALESWAGVLDYGAFKVLLVDLKRRLEARNAHLTFRFPYFVRKAAPVSGAMGRMDYECLVSGELVGEAFTLTLGVDVPVMTVCPCSLAISEQGAHSQRAVVRIRCRGEGFVWLEELIGIAERAGSSPVHALLKREDEKFVTEAAFANPVFVEDVARSVAQSLAGHPRVAWYLVEVESHESIHNHSAFAGIEGRKEPSRPG; encoded by the coding sequence ATGCAAGACGTGCAGCGCGGTCCGGCCGAGGTGCCCATTCCCCTGGACCGCGTGGGAATAAAAGGGATCACCCTGCCCCTTCTGGTCCGCGACCGGGAACTCGGCCGACAGCACACCGTGGCCGAGGTCGAGCTTTCCGTGGACCTGCCGGCGGATTTCAAGGGTACGCACATGAGCCGCTTCGTGGAGGCCCTGGAAAGCTGGGCCGGGGTGCTGGACTACGGGGCCTTCAAGGTCCTGCTCGTGGATCTCAAGCGCCGCCTGGAGGCCAGGAACGCCCACCTGACCTTCCGTTTCCCCTATTTCGTGCGCAAGGCCGCGCCCGTAAGCGGGGCCATGGGCCGGATGGACTACGAGTGCCTGGTGTCCGGCGAGCTTGTGGGCGAGGCCTTCACCCTGACCCTTGGCGTCGATGTCCCGGTCATGACCGTGTGTCCCTGTTCCCTGGCCATCTCCGAACAGGGGGCGCACAGCCAGCGGGCCGTGGTGCGCATCCGGTGCCGGGGGGAGGGGTTCGTGTGGCTGGAGGAGCTCATCGGGATCGCGGAGCGGGCGGGCTCCTCCCCGGTCCACGCCCTTCTCAAGCGCGAGGACGAAAAATTCGTCACCGAGGCGGCCTTCGCCAATCCGGTCTTTGTCGAGGACGTGGCCAGAAGCGTGGCCCAGTCCCTGGCCGGGCATCCCCGGGTGGCCTGGTATCTGGTGGAGGTCGAAAGCCACGAGTCCATCCATAACCACAGCGCCTTTGCCGGCATCGAGGGGCGAAAGGAGCCGTCCAGGCCGGGATGA
- the flgM gene encoding flagellar biosynthesis anti-sigma factor FlgM, with protein sequence MDINDILGTGKSYGQNRVGSGQTAEISSGSGSGKARGSAGSSDTVTLSGDAKLFAQAVRDAQSDSGVRTDRVAELKALVESGEYQPDSRKIAEKLLLSEIDLLS encoded by the coding sequence ATGGACATCAACGATATCCTCGGAACTGGCAAGTCCTACGGGCAAAACAGGGTGGGTTCCGGGCAGACGGCCGAGATATCCTCGGGGTCCGGCAGCGGCAAGGCCAGGGGATCGGCGGGCTCCTCGGACACGGTGACCCTGTCCGGGGACGCCAAGCTCTTCGCCCAGGCCGTACGCGATGCGCAATCCGACTCGGGCGTGCGGACGGACCGGGTGGCCGAACTCAAGGCCCTGGTGGAATCCGGCGAATATCAGCCGGACTCGCGAAAAATCGCCGAGAAGCTCCTTCTGTCCGAGATCGATCTGCTCTCCTGA
- a CDS encoding DVU0524 family FlgM-associated protein: MSTMAFDVRNMLRTYGKQATTARRLARYRRMLRAAGAEDEVTISREAKRRELVQRVAAEIVENLIVAGSENPVVADIKEQLEEEYGGSLIYAYPPEEQDLQIFAVDEQGRPVEIVGEHKADFLRRLWEVALEKVDETML, translated from the coding sequence GTGTCCACGATGGCGTTCGATGTCCGCAACATGCTTCGCACCTACGGCAAGCAGGCCACCACAGCCAGGCGGCTGGCCCGCTATCGACGCATGCTGCGCGCCGCCGGGGCCGAGGACGAGGTGACCATCTCCCGGGAGGCCAAACGGCGCGAACTGGTGCAGCGGGTGGCGGCGGAGATCGTGGAGAATCTCATCGTCGCCGGGAGCGAGAATCCCGTGGTGGCCGACATCAAGGAACAACTGGAGGAGGAGTACGGCGGGAGCCTGATCTACGCCTATCCTCCAGAGGAACAGGATTTGCAGATATTCGCCGTTGACGAACAGGGCCGGCCTGTGGAAATCGTGGGTGAGCACAAGGCCGATTTCTTGCGACGATTATGGGAGGTGGCCCTTGAGAAGGTCGATGAAACCATGCTCTAA
- a CDS encoding class I SAM-dependent methyltransferase, translated as MKSVLDAFPPSSPADFSPVFDGPPPRWVGNRLEVRFGGRAWRVEREADMEALWERVGDEDFGEDERMPYWAELWPASLILCQWLFSRRDAIAGRWCLELGCGLGLTAMAGAAVGARVAAMDYEWRAVTRARDNAARNIPVIPFFARMDWRAPAFRTGAFSFIWGSDILYETRFHAPLTPLFTSLLAPGGRIWLAEPERKVSEPVWQGLVEAGFDVVRLSAVSVPFQHYRATVNLWEVTRPTGSGHGP; from the coding sequence ATGAAAAGCGTGCTTGACGCCTTCCCCCCCTCTTCCCCGGCCGATTTCTCGCCGGTGTTCGACGGCCCGCCGCCCAGGTGGGTCGGCAACCGTCTGGAGGTGCGTTTCGGCGGTCGGGCGTGGCGCGTGGAGCGCGAGGCGGACATGGAGGCCCTGTGGGAGCGCGTCGGCGACGAGGACTTCGGCGAGGACGAGCGCATGCCGTACTGGGCCGAGTTGTGGCCGGCGAGCCTGATCCTTTGCCAGTGGCTTTTTTCCCGGCGGGACGCGATCGCGGGGCGGTGGTGCCTGGAGCTTGGATGCGGCCTGGGGCTTACGGCCATGGCCGGGGCCGCTGTCGGGGCCAGGGTGGCGGCCATGGATTACGAATGGCGGGCCGTGACCCGGGCCAGGGACAACGCCGCCCGCAACATCCCGGTCATTCCCTTTTTCGCGCGCATGGACTGGCGCGCCCCGGCCTTCAGGACCGGCGCGTTTTCCTTCATCTGGGGCAGCGACATCCTGTACGAGACCCGTTTTCATGCCCCGCTGACCCCTCTTTTCACCTCGCTTCTGGCCCCGGGCGGCCGCATCTGGCTGGCCGAGCCCGAGCGCAAGGTGTCCGAACCGGTGTGGCAGGGACTTGTGGAGGCGGGCTTCGACGTGGTGCGGCTGTCCGCGGTGTCGGTGCCGTTTCAGCATTACCGCGCCACCGTCAACCTGTGGGAAGTGACCCGCCCGACTGGCTCGGGGCACGGGCCGTAA
- a CDS encoding ARMT1-like domain-containing protein has product MTITPVPPHESRFSSPLDIRYGQDPYLDAWILHFMTENNIEYTIDPAKNASPEQLRFMVSLDQDQIYVPCTDEMLTSLLDKRLEPPLLRQYNERWERIVRLIEECRADDYTKKRVLALCEHKYRQALTHPTLIPSRLMKRLNTIFLTQSGQDDPSRERKRLLNRRAFAFAQSLEFKNLLYACPKEIMACSTIPDMRFELDSLELKRLFFLSCWAEIWEENGALPGQADLDRVILRQNADFEPLRRMLDPHRQAGMKILYLPDVSGGFLFDLLIVRTLMRIGHRVIVALKEGFYFDSPTFWDAEEDPILGSVLAGAFFLEDNRAGKNELLRVIRENPLVVVSDGTRERLNLHRVSVTFSRAWKEADLIIAKGELNHRRLLLTSHQFTRDILSFRRDREGVFHLEIKRKTPGIRKFAEADIKAKAEEIIQSLRAAKLSGKNVMFYSAIIGSIPGQTQKAISIVNAFIAFLRTRLTGTLIINPAEHFEQGMDADDLMFMWERVQRSGLIDVWRFQSHSDIEKSFELMGQPVPPAWAGKDATFSTGCTKEMHIALSIQAKQPELQIIGPEPEKFFRRREYGVGKFCDAAISCE; this is encoded by the coding sequence ATGACCATCACCCCTGTCCCTCCCCATGAATCCCGGTTCTCCTCGCCTCTGGACATCCGGTACGGCCAGGACCCGTATCTGGACGCCTGGATTTTGCATTTCATGACCGAGAACAACATCGAATACACCATCGATCCGGCCAAGAACGCCTCTCCCGAGCAGTTGCGATTCATGGTCAGCCTGGATCAGGACCAGATCTATGTGCCCTGCACCGACGAGATGCTGACCTCGCTTCTGGACAAGCGGCTGGAACCGCCGCTTCTTCGCCAGTACAACGAGCGCTGGGAGCGCATTGTGCGCCTGATCGAGGAGTGCCGGGCCGACGACTACACCAAAAAGCGGGTTCTGGCCCTGTGCGAACACAAATATCGCCAGGCCCTGACCCACCCCACGCTCATCCCCTCCAGGCTCATGAAACGCTTAAACACCATCTTTCTGACCCAGAGCGGCCAGGACGATCCCAGCCGGGAGCGCAAGCGCCTGCTCAACCGGCGGGCCTTCGCCTTCGCCCAGAGCCTGGAATTCAAGAACCTGCTGTACGCCTGCCCGAAGGAGATCATGGCCTGTTCCACCATCCCGGACATGCGTTTCGAACTGGACAGCCTGGAACTCAAACGGCTTTTTTTCCTGTCCTGCTGGGCCGAGATATGGGAGGAGAACGGAGCCCTCCCGGGGCAGGCCGATCTTGACCGGGTGATCCTGCGGCAAAACGCGGATTTCGAGCCCCTGCGCAGGATGCTCGACCCGCACCGGCAGGCGGGCATGAAGATCCTGTACCTGCCCGACGTCTCGGGCGGCTTTCTGTTCGACCTGCTTATCGTGCGCACCCTCATGCGCATCGGGCACCGGGTCATTGTGGCCCTCAAGGAGGGGTTTTACTTCGATTCCCCCACCTTCTGGGACGCCGAGGAGGACCCCATCCTGGGCAGCGTCCTGGCCGGGGCCTTTTTCCTGGAGGACAACAGGGCCGGGAAAAACGAGTTGTTGCGGGTGATTCGGGAAAATCCCCTGGTGGTCGTCTCCGACGGCACCCGCGAGCGCCTGAACCTGCACCGGGTGAGCGTGACCTTCTCCCGGGCCTGGAAGGAGGCGGACCTGATCATCGCCAAAGGTGAATTGAACCACCGCCGCCTGCTGCTCACCAGCCATCAGTTCACCCGGGACATCCTGAGCTTCCGCCGGGACCGCGAGGGGGTGTTTCACCTGGAGATCAAGCGCAAGACCCCGGGCATCCGCAAGTTCGCCGAGGCCGACATCAAGGCCAAGGCCGAGGAGATCATCCAGAGCCTGCGCGCGGCCAAGCTGTCCGGGAAAAACGTCATGTTCTACAGCGCCATCATCGGCAGCATCCCCGGCCAGACCCAGAAGGCCATCTCCATCGTCAACGCGTTCATCGCCTTTTTGCGCACCCGTCTGACCGGGACCCTCATCATCAACCCGGCCGAGCATTTCGAGCAGGGCATGGACGCCGACGACCTCATGTTCATGTGGGAGCGGGTCCAGCGTAGCGGGCTGATCGACGTGTGGCGGTTCCAGAGCCATTCGGACATCGAGAAGAGTTTCGAGCTCATGGGCCAGCCCGTGCCCCCGGCCTGGGCCGGCAAGGACGCCACCTTCTCCACGGGCTGCACCAAGGAGATGCACATCGCCCTGTCCATCCAGGCCAAGCAGCCGGAGTTGCAGATCATCGGTCCGGAGCCGGAAAAGTTCTTCCGGCGCCGGGAATACGGGGTGGGCAAGTTCTGCGACGCGGCCATATCCTGCGAATAA
- the flgL gene encoding flagellar hook-associated protein FlgL, producing the protein MVMRVTQRGMYSDMISRMNTTLAQLMESNNQSSSQKKINSPSDDPIGTVRVLNGRDTLSSLTQYSENITMAEGWLSLADSTMTSVSTVVTSIKELAEQAATGTLTDDNREQISYELRELFEQLISLANTTYSGNSLFAGQKTDTAAFTEGLWLTTNDDALSDVSFSISGDSDSTVLVQFSESGELSTQPAFRYSTDGGTTWTDGTYSATAPTGMARLELGEGLYIDMDSTATVTASADTDDSDGTWLWIRPTAIYQGDDADTSEVDPVSGSGILATSDGTFEGNVVVRVDDDVDLSVSGAPFTYSYSTDGGLTWVEGNTSSVIASGAAILPVPGGLLTLTADSSTTIAAGDQYVIRPRTAYIEVQISSAQTITLNGVGKDIFGGLYADPDSGGTLEAVTIDGSLDANLFEVVGKLVGYLETNNQEGCQECLDALTDSQQTILNYAADVGGRENRLTAAETFLENLQANTEEQISNTEDVDLAALLVKISQQELAYQAVLESSSTIMGLSLMDYL; encoded by the coding sequence ATGGTCATGCGCGTCACCCAGCGGGGAATGTACTCCGATATGATAAGCCGGATGAATACCACTCTGGCCCAACTCATGGAGTCCAACAACCAGTCCTCGAGTCAGAAAAAGATCAATTCCCCGTCCGACGATCCCATCGGCACGGTCCGGGTTTTAAACGGCCGGGACACCCTGTCCTCGCTGACCCAGTACAGCGAGAACATCACCATGGCCGAGGGCTGGCTGTCCCTGGCCGATTCGACCATGACCTCGGTGAGCACCGTGGTCACCAGCATCAAGGAACTGGCCGAGCAGGCGGCCACCGGCACCCTGACCGACGACAACCGCGAGCAGATCAGCTACGAGTTGCGCGAACTCTTCGAGCAGCTCATCTCCCTGGCCAACACCACCTACAGCGGCAACTCCCTGTTCGCGGGCCAGAAGACCGATACGGCGGCCTTTACCGAGGGCCTGTGGCTGACCACCAACGACGATGCCCTGTCCGACGTGTCCTTCTCCATCTCGGGCGACAGCGACTCCACGGTGCTCGTCCAGTTTTCCGAGTCCGGGGAGTTAAGCACCCAGCCGGCCTTCCGGTATTCCACCGACGGCGGTACGACCTGGACGGACGGGACCTACAGCGCCACCGCCCCCACGGGCATGGCCCGGCTCGAACTGGGCGAGGGCCTGTATATCGACATGGACTCCACGGCCACCGTGACCGCCAGCGCGGACACCGACGATTCCGACGGCACCTGGCTGTGGATCCGGCCCACGGCCATCTACCAGGGCGACGACGCCGACACCTCGGAGGTCGATCCCGTGTCCGGTTCCGGGATTCTGGCCACCTCCGACGGCACCTTCGAGGGCAACGTGGTGGTCCGGGTGGACGATGACGTGGACCTTTCGGTCTCCGGGGCCCCTTTCACCTATTCCTACAGCACCGACGGGGGCCTGACCTGGGTCGAGGGCAACACCTCGAGCGTCATCGCCTCGGGCGCCGCCATCCTGCCCGTCCCCGGCGGCCTTCTGACCCTCACCGCGGACAGCTCAACGACCATCGCGGCCGGGGATCAGTACGTGATCCGGCCGCGCACCGCCTATATCGAGGTCCAGATCTCCTCGGCCCAGACCATCACCCTGAACGGCGTGGGCAAGGACATCTTCGGCGGGCTGTACGCCGATCCCGACTCCGGCGGGACGCTTGAGGCCGTGACCATCGACGGCAGCCTGGACGCCAATCTCTTCGAGGTCGTGGGCAAGCTCGTGGGCTACCTGGAGACCAACAACCAGGAGGGATGCCAGGAGTGCCTGGACGCCCTGACCGACTCCCAGCAGACGATCCTCAATTACGCGGCCGACGTGGGCGGCCGGGAAAACCGGCTGACCGCGGCGGAGACCTTTCTGGAGAACCTTCAGGCCAATACCGAGGAACAGATCAGCAACACCGAGGACGTGGACCTGGCCGCGCTACTGGTCAAGATATCCCAGCAGGAACTGGCCTACCAGGCGGTGCTCGAGTCCTCGTCCACCATCATGGGCCTGAGTTTGATGGACTACCTGTGA
- the csrA gene encoding carbon storage regulator CsrA, whose translation MLILTRRPGESLHLGDNIKITVLGVQGKQIKIGLDVPNDMQVYREEVYLRVLEQNRQAMQASDQDVLAAADIWHKKTKE comes from the coding sequence ATGCTCATACTCACCAGACGTCCGGGAGAAAGCCTGCACCTGGGCGACAATATCAAGATCACCGTGCTTGGCGTACAGGGCAAGCAGATCAAGATTGGTCTGGATGTCCCAAACGATATGCAGGTGTACCGGGAAGAGGTGTACCTGCGGGTCCTGGAGCAGAACAGGCAGGCCATGCAGGCTTCCGATCAGGACGTTCTCGCCGCGGCGGATATATGGCACAAGAAAACGAAAGAGTAA
- the nikR gene encoding nickel-responsive transcriptional regulator NikR, with translation MGKTIRFGVSLNSELLEKFDLLCQEKSYQTRSEAIRDLIRNVLVQKEWEQTDREIAGVLSMVYDHHQSDLAQRLTEIQHETHDLILSALHVHLDHHNCLEVLILRGPGEQIQKLSQKLISTKGVKHGKLTLTTTGQDIM, from the coding sequence ATGGGCAAGACCATCCGTTTCGGCGTGTCGCTCAACTCCGAGCTTTTGGAGAAGTTCGACCTTTTGTGTCAGGAAAAGAGCTACCAGACCCGTTCCGAGGCCATCCGGGACCTTATCCGCAACGTCCTGGTGCAAAAGGAATGGGAGCAGACGGACCGGGAGATCGCCGGGGTGCTGTCCATGGTCTACGACCACCACCAAAGCGACCTGGCCCAGCGGCTCACGGAGATCCAGCACGAGACCCACGACCTCATTCTTTCGGCCCTGCACGTGCACCTGGATCACCACAACTGCCTGGAGGTGCTCATCCTGCGCGGTCCCGGAGAGCAAATCCAGAAGCTGTCGCAAAAGCTCATCTCCACCAAGGGCGTCAAGCACGGCAAGCTGACCCTGACCACCACGGGCCAGGACATCATGTAG